The following are encoded in a window of Amycolatopsis lexingtonensis genomic DNA:
- a CDS encoding phospholipase, producing the protein MRTTLRNLGATVAVAVTVGGGVLAGAGTAAAVDIPAVTDQYLFSTSLSGFESIRNQAPYSGQLDWSSDGCSWSPDTPFGWQFLPGCHRHDFGYRNYKKQGRFTEANRLKIDDNLYSDLKSVCGSNLACKGAAWTYYQAVRKFGG; encoded by the coding sequence ATGCGCACGACACTGCGGAACCTGGGGGCCACCGTGGCGGTGGCCGTGACTGTCGGCGGAGGCGTCCTCGCGGGCGCCGGCACCGCGGCGGCCGTCGACATCCCGGCGGTCACCGACCAGTACCTCTTCTCCACGTCCCTGTCCGGGTTCGAGTCGATCCGGAACCAGGCGCCCTACTCCGGCCAGCTCGACTGGTCGTCGGACGGCTGCTCGTGGTCGCCGGACACGCCGTTCGGCTGGCAGTTCCTGCCCGGCTGCCACCGGCACGACTTCGGCTACCGCAACTACAAGAAGCAGGGCCGCTTCACCGAGGCGAACCGGCTGAAGATCGACGACAACCTCTACAGCGATCTCAAGAGCGTGTGCGGGTCCAACCTGGCCTGCAAGGGCGCCGCCTGGACGTACTACCAGGCCGTCCGCAAGTTCGGCGGCTGA
- a CDS encoding amino-acid N-acetyltransferase, which produces MTIVPSDTPRPTVRRARIADVRKIKTLVDSDAGRVLLEKDLVTLYEAVQEFWVAELGDELVGAAALHVLWEDIAELRTVVVDKAVRGQGVGRVLVARLVEEARELGLRRLFVLTFETKFFAGHGFVEIDGTPVSHEVYEEMRRSHDTGVAEFLDLPYVKPNTLGNSRMLLQL; this is translated from the coding sequence TTGACGATCGTGCCGTCCGACACCCCCCGCCCGACCGTCCGCCGCGCGCGGATCGCCGACGTCCGCAAGATCAAGACCCTCGTCGACTCGGACGCCGGGCGCGTCCTGCTGGAGAAGGACCTGGTCACGCTGTACGAGGCGGTCCAGGAGTTCTGGGTCGCCGAGCTGGGTGACGAACTGGTCGGCGCGGCCGCGCTGCACGTGCTCTGGGAGGACATCGCCGAGCTGCGCACGGTGGTGGTCGACAAGGCGGTGCGCGGCCAGGGCGTCGGGCGGGTGCTGGTGGCCCGCCTGGTCGAGGAGGCCCGTGAGCTCGGTCTCCGCCGGCTGTTCGTGCTGACCTTCGAGACGAAGTTCTTCGCCGGCCACGGGTTCGTGGAGATCGACGGGACGCCGGTTTCGCACGAGGTGTACGAGGAGATGCGGCGGTCGCACGACACGGGTGTGGCCGAGTTCCTGGACCTGCCGTACGTGAAGCCGAACACGCTGGGCAATTCGCGGATGCTGCTGCAGCTCTGA
- the wrbA gene encoding NAD(P)H:quinone oxidoreductase, whose translation MSTRILVVYYSSTGNTAALAESLAAGARETGADVRVRTVRETAPEQAVAQNPRWQAWIDAGPHHALAELADLEWADGLAVGSPTRFGGPAAQLKSFLDSTGGLWAKGKLADKVATSFTTASTAHGGLESTLLAINNVFYHWGAIVVPLGYTDPHLMESGNPYGGSFVSRKSAAPDELALGALRVQGRRLATITTHVATGLKRAE comes from the coding sequence GTGAGCACACGGATCCTCGTCGTCTACTACAGCTCGACCGGCAACACGGCGGCCCTCGCCGAGTCCCTCGCCGCCGGGGCCCGCGAAACCGGCGCCGACGTGCGGGTGCGGACCGTGCGGGAGACCGCGCCCGAGCAGGCCGTCGCGCAGAACCCGCGCTGGCAGGCGTGGATCGACGCCGGCCCGCACCACGCGCTGGCCGAGCTGGCGGACCTCGAATGGGCCGACGGCCTCGCGGTGGGCAGCCCGACCCGGTTCGGCGGCCCGGCCGCGCAGCTCAAGTCCTTCCTGGACAGCACGGGCGGGCTGTGGGCGAAGGGGAAGCTCGCGGACAAGGTCGCGACGTCGTTCACGACGGCGTCCACCGCGCACGGCGGCCTGGAATCGACGCTGCTGGCGATCAACAACGTCTTCTACCACTGGGGCGCGATCGTCGTCCCGCTCGGCTACACCGACCCGCACCTGATGGAGTCCGGCAACCCGTACGGCGGCTCGTTCGTGTCCCGCAAGTCGGCGGCGCCCGACGAACTCGCCCTCGGCGCGCTGCGCGTCCAGGGGCGGCGGCTGGCCACCATCACGACGCACGTCGCGACCGGCCTCAAGCGGGCCGAGTAA
- a CDS encoding lysophospholipid acyltransferase family protein — protein sequence MLCPMLALRTAEPPRRAPAIWRTMLNIDRGLVNLVGRLTVTGRIPAQLRGKPLLMTANHIGVFDAFVLMAACKRIGINPRFMLAGGILDAPVIGPALRVSGHLRVDRKHAGTAVGQFAEAVEAMKTTREPIIVYPEGRISHDPGLWPERGKTGAARLALASGVPVIPISQWGAHEAVYWGTETVNGPADLVPLARSGLSAPLRRPRFQVHFGDPVDLSDVEPERPGAGVRAHAKIMQAITDGLVPLRRGELDRPRFHDPTRPTDTVSPWKPKSGS from the coding sequence ATGCTCTGCCCCATGCTCGCGCTGCGCACCGCCGAACCGCCCCGCCGTGCCCCCGCCATCTGGCGGACCATGCTGAACATCGACCGCGGTCTGGTGAACCTGGTCGGGCGGCTCACCGTCACCGGCCGGATCCCCGCGCAGCTGCGGGGCAAGCCGCTGCTCATGACCGCGAACCACATCGGCGTGTTCGACGCGTTCGTGCTGATGGCGGCGTGCAAGCGGATCGGCATCAACCCGCGGTTCATGCTCGCGGGCGGCATCCTGGACGCGCCCGTGATCGGGCCCGCGCTGCGGGTCAGCGGGCACCTGCGGGTCGACCGCAAGCACGCCGGAACCGCGGTCGGGCAGTTCGCCGAGGCCGTCGAGGCGATGAAGACCACGCGCGAGCCGATCATCGTCTACCCGGAGGGCCGGATCAGCCACGACCCTGGCCTGTGGCCGGAGCGCGGCAAGACCGGCGCGGCGCGCCTGGCGCTCGCCTCGGGCGTGCCGGTGATCCCGATCAGCCAGTGGGGCGCGCACGAGGCCGTCTACTGGGGCACCGAGACCGTCAACGGCCCGGCCGACCTCGTCCCGCTCGCCCGCTCCGGGCTCAGCGCGCCGCTGCGCCGGCCGCGGTTCCAGGTGCACTTCGGGGACCCCGTCGACCTGTCCGACGTCGAGCCCGAGCGGCCGGGCGCCGGGGTGCGCGCGCACGCGAAGATCATGCAGGCCATCACCGACGGCCTGGTCCCGCTGCGCCGCGGCGAGCTGGACCGCCCGCGCTTCCACGACCCGACGCGGCCGACCGACACCGTCAGCCCGTGGAAGCCGAAGTCCGGATCCTGA
- the rimO gene encoding 30S ribosomal protein S12 methylthiotransferase RimO, whose protein sequence is MPSPATDPAATRRVSLLTLGCARNEVDSEELAGRLAAGGWELAADPEESDVVVVNTCGFVESAKKDSVDTLLAASDTGKKVVAVGCMAERYGHELADSLPEADAVLGFDHYADLSARLDDVVAGRKIASHTPGDRRKLLPISPVQRPAAAETVEVPGHAQHGWGPRVLRTRLDDSPVAALKIASGCDRRCSFCAIPSFRGSFVSRQPDEIVAEAMWLAEHGVKELFLVSENSTSYGKDFGRDGATALERLLPRLAEIDGIERVRVSYLQPAETRPQLVKAIATTPGVAEYFDLSFQHSSEQVLRRMRRFGSTDSFLALTEQIREYAPEAGIRTNVIVGFPGETEHDLSELERFLTGARLDAVGVFGYSDEDGTEAEGFDGKLDADEVAKRVTRISALVEELTAQRAEDRIGTFVDVLVELDDDGELTGRAAHQAPEVDGECVILDAPEKTEVGDFLRCEVVDSAGVDLIVRAVPDADR, encoded by the coding sequence GTGCCTTCCCCTGCCACGGACCCAGCCGCCACCCGACGCGTCTCCCTGCTGACCCTGGGCTGCGCCCGCAACGAGGTCGACTCGGAGGAGCTCGCGGGCCGGCTCGCGGCCGGCGGCTGGGAGCTGGCGGCCGATCCCGAAGAGTCCGACGTCGTGGTGGTCAACACCTGCGGCTTCGTCGAATCGGCCAAAAAGGACTCGGTCGACACGCTGCTGGCGGCGTCGGACACCGGCAAGAAGGTCGTCGCCGTCGGCTGCATGGCCGAGCGCTACGGCCACGAGCTCGCCGACAGCCTCCCCGAAGCCGACGCCGTGCTGGGCTTCGACCACTACGCCGACCTCTCGGCCCGGCTCGACGACGTCGTCGCCGGCCGCAAGATCGCCTCGCACACCCCCGGCGACCGCCGCAAGCTGCTGCCGATCAGCCCGGTCCAGCGGCCTGCCGCCGCCGAGACCGTCGAGGTCCCGGGGCACGCGCAGCACGGCTGGGGTCCCCGGGTGCTGCGCACGCGCCTCGACGACTCGCCGGTAGCCGCGCTGAAGATCGCCTCCGGCTGCGACCGGCGCTGCTCGTTCTGCGCGATCCCGTCGTTCCGCGGCTCCTTCGTCTCGCGGCAGCCCGACGAGATCGTCGCCGAGGCGATGTGGCTGGCCGAACACGGCGTCAAGGAGCTGTTCCTGGTCAGCGAGAACTCGACGTCCTACGGCAAGGACTTCGGCCGTGACGGCGCCACCGCCCTGGAGCGGCTGCTGCCGCGCCTGGCGGAGATCGACGGCATCGAGCGCGTCCGCGTCTCCTACCTGCAGCCGGCCGAGACGCGCCCGCAGCTGGTCAAGGCCATCGCCACCACGCCGGGCGTCGCCGAGTACTTCGACCTGTCGTTCCAGCACTCCAGCGAGCAGGTGCTGCGCCGGATGCGCCGGTTCGGCTCGACCGACTCGTTCCTGGCGCTGACCGAGCAGATCCGCGAGTACGCGCCCGAGGCGGGCATCCGCACCAACGTCATCGTCGGCTTCCCCGGCGAGACCGAGCACGACCTGAGCGAGCTGGAACGCTTCCTGACCGGCGCGCGCCTCGACGCGGTCGGCGTCTTCGGCTACTCCGACGAAGACGGCACCGAGGCCGAGGGCTTCGACGGCAAGCTGGACGCCGACGAGGTCGCGAAGCGCGTCACGCGGATCTCGGCGCTGGTCGAGGAGCTGACCGCGCAGCGCGCCGAGGACCGGATCGGCACCTTCGTCGACGTCCTCGTCGAGCTGGACGACGACGGCGAGCTCACCGGCCGCGCCGCGCACCAGGCCCCCGAGGTCGACGGCGAGTGCGTCATCCTCGACGCGCCGGAGAAGACGGAGGTCGGTGACTTCCTGCGCTGCGAGGTCGTCGACTCCGCGGGCGTGGACCTGATCGTCCGCGCGGTGCCGGACGCCGACCGGTGA
- a CDS encoding nitroreductase family protein, protein MEIDHLLSTTRAVRRKLDLERPVEPGVLEECLNLALQAPTPGNVQAWRWLVVRDQEVKNRLGVLFREVGEAYLADKADADPRALASGRHLIDVIERVPVFVIPVLRGRPTGDNAADAAFYGGIFPAVWNFQLALRSRGLGSTLTTYHLSREAEAAEILGIPDGHTQAGLLPVAYTTVPDFKPAPRNPLSEVAYQDHWGTPLS, encoded by the coding sequence ATGGAGATCGATCACCTGCTCAGCACAACCCGCGCGGTGCGCCGCAAGCTCGACCTCGAGCGGCCGGTCGAACCCGGCGTCCTCGAGGAGTGCCTGAACCTCGCGTTGCAGGCGCCGACGCCCGGGAACGTCCAGGCCTGGCGCTGGCTCGTGGTGCGCGACCAGGAGGTCAAGAACCGGCTCGGGGTGCTGTTCCGCGAGGTCGGCGAGGCCTACCTGGCAGACAAGGCCGACGCCGACCCGCGGGCGCTCGCGTCCGGGCGGCACCTGATCGACGTGATCGAGCGCGTCCCGGTGTTCGTGATCCCGGTCCTGCGCGGGCGCCCCACCGGCGACAACGCGGCCGACGCGGCGTTCTACGGCGGCATCTTCCCGGCGGTGTGGAACTTCCAGCTGGCCCTGCGCTCGCGCGGCCTGGGCTCGACGCTCACGACGTACCACCTCTCCCGCGAGGCCGAGGCGGCCGAGATCCTCGGCATCCCGGACGGCCACACGCAGGCCGGCCTGCTGCCGGTGGCTTACACGACCGTGCCGGACTTCAAGCCCGCGCCGCGGAACCCGCTGTCCGAAGTGGCCTACCAGGACCACTGGGGCACGCCGCTCAGCTGA
- a CDS encoding DNA translocase FtsK, with product MAGSATRKRSTGSGAKGAAARKPRTPAKPRPRSSPARKPAPRRKTPGIFGKGVRGTWNLLAKGTGTLARTVGRTRELEPEHRRDGLALGLIALAIIAAVGVWWRAAGPIGAGVEIATRTVLGAGAVTLPLVLVVVAVALMRSEPHPETRPRMVIGTIMVVLSVLGMLHIFTALPATNDGRMYAGGIIGAFSGGLLTMGVTTWVAVPLLILALVFGILVFTGTPVREIPQRLRNWGLDEEEIAEAEALRSGFATDEDAVTEADPKSARLRKPSRRRQASDAEPEQLDIDAMLAEPPTPIKPPKAVPKPVEVPEKKPKKPAEPPLAVTRTVEGDYQLPPPDLLKLGDAPKSRSKANDAMIEAITGVLEQFNVDAQVTGFTRGPTVTRYEVELGPGVKVEKITALTKNIAYAVATDNVRLLAPIPGKSAVGIEVPNSDREMVRLGDVLRAPSTVKDNHPMVIGLGKDIEGHFVTANLTKMPHLLVAGSTGSGKSSFVNSMLVSLLARSTPDECRMILIDPKMVELTPYEGIPHLITPIITQPKKAAAALAWLVEEMEQRYQDMQVNKVRHIDDYNKKVKSGEITAPPGSEREYRPYPYIMAIVDELADLMMTAPRDVEDAIVRITQKARAAGIHLVLATQRPSVDVVTGLIKTNVPSRLAFATSSLTDSRVILDQPGAEKLIGMGDALYLPMGAGKPVRIQGAFVGDEEIAAVVNYAKEQAQPDYQDGVTAQKAGEKKEIDPDIGDDLDVLLQAAELIVTSQFGSTSMLQRKLRVGFAKAGRLMDLLESRGVVGPSEGSKARDVLIKPEELEGVLYMIRGGGPVDADAGGDEE from the coding sequence ATGGCTGGGTCGGCGACGAGGAAGAGAAGCACGGGAAGCGGCGCGAAGGGAGCGGCGGCGCGGAAGCCGCGTACACCCGCGAAGCCACGTCCACGTTCGTCGCCCGCCCGCAAGCCTGCCCCGCGCCGCAAGACGCCCGGGATCTTCGGCAAGGGCGTCCGCGGCACCTGGAACCTGCTGGCCAAGGGCACCGGCACGCTGGCCCGCACGGTCGGCCGCACCCGTGAGCTCGAGCCCGAGCACCGCCGTGACGGCCTCGCGCTGGGCCTGATCGCGCTGGCCATCATCGCCGCCGTCGGGGTCTGGTGGCGGGCCGCCGGGCCGATCGGCGCCGGCGTCGAGATCGCCACCCGGACCGTGCTCGGTGCCGGGGCGGTGACGCTTCCGCTGGTGCTGGTCGTGGTCGCCGTCGCGCTGATGCGGTCCGAGCCGCACCCCGAGACCCGGCCGCGGATGGTCATCGGCACGATCATGGTCGTCCTGTCGGTGCTCGGGATGCTGCACATCTTCACCGCGCTCCCGGCCACCAACGACGGCCGGATGTACGCCGGCGGCATCATCGGCGCCTTCTCCGGCGGCCTGCTGACCATGGGCGTCACCACCTGGGTCGCCGTGCCGCTGCTGATCCTCGCGCTCGTCTTCGGCATCCTCGTCTTCACCGGCACGCCGGTCCGCGAGATCCCGCAGCGGCTGCGCAACTGGGGCCTCGACGAGGAGGAGATCGCCGAGGCCGAGGCGCTGCGCTCCGGGTTCGCCACCGACGAGGACGCCGTCACCGAGGCCGACCCGAAGTCCGCGCGGCTGCGCAAGCCGTCCCGCCGCCGTCAGGCCAGCGACGCCGAACCCGAGCAGCTCGACATCGACGCGATGCTGGCCGAGCCGCCGACGCCGATCAAGCCGCCCAAGGCCGTGCCCAAGCCGGTCGAGGTGCCCGAGAAGAAGCCGAAGAAGCCCGCGGAGCCGCCGCTCGCCGTCACGCGGACCGTCGAAGGCGACTACCAGCTCCCGCCGCCCGACCTGCTGAAGCTCGGCGACGCGCCGAAGTCCCGCAGCAAGGCCAACGACGCCATGATCGAGGCGATCACCGGCGTGCTGGAGCAGTTCAACGTCGACGCGCAGGTCACCGGCTTCACCCGCGGGCCCACGGTCACCCGCTACGAGGTCGAGCTCGGCCCGGGCGTGAAGGTCGAGAAGATCACCGCGCTGACCAAGAACATCGCCTACGCGGTGGCCACCGACAACGTCCGGCTGCTGGCCCCGATCCCCGGCAAGTCGGCGGTCGGCATCGAGGTGCCGAACTCCGACCGCGAGATGGTCCGCCTGGGTGACGTCCTGCGCGCGCCGTCCACGGTCAAGGACAACCACCCGATGGTGATCGGCCTCGGCAAGGACATCGAGGGCCACTTCGTCACCGCGAACCTGACGAAGATGCCCCACCTGCTGGTCGCCGGTTCCACCGGTTCCGGTAAGTCGAGCTTCGTCAACTCGATGCTGGTGTCGCTGCTCGCGCGCTCGACGCCGGACGAGTGCCGGATGATCCTGATCGACCCGAAGATGGTCGAGCTGACGCCGTACGAGGGCATCCCGCACCTGATCACGCCCATCATCACCCAGCCGAAGAAGGCCGCCGCCGCGCTGGCCTGGCTGGTGGAGGAGATGGAGCAGCGCTACCAGGACATGCAGGTCAACAAGGTCCGGCACATCGACGACTACAACAAGAAGGTGAAGTCCGGCGAGATCACCGCGCCGCCGGGGTCCGAGCGCGAGTACCGGCCCTACCCGTACATCATGGCGATCGTCGACGAGCTCGCCGACCTGATGATGACCGCCCCGCGCGACGTCGAGGACGCGATCGTCCGGATCACCCAGAAGGCGCGTGCCGCGGGGATCCACCTGGTCCTGGCGACGCAGCGGCCGTCGGTCGACGTCGTCACCGGCCTGATCAAGACGAACGTGCCTTCGCGGCTGGCGTTCGCGACGTCGTCGCTGACCGACTCGCGGGTCATCCTCGACCAGCCGGGCGCGGAGAAGCTGATCGGCATGGGCGACGCGCTCTACCTGCCGATGGGCGCCGGGAAACCGGTCCGCATCCAGGGCGCGTTCGTCGGCGACGAGGAGATCGCCGCGGTCGTCAACTACGCCAAGGAGCAGGCGCAGCCGGACTACCAGGACGGCGTCACGGCGCAGAAGGCCGGCGAGAAGAAGGAGATCGACCCGGACATCGGGGACGACCTGGACGTCCTGCTGCAGGCGGCCGAGCTGATCGTGACGTCGCAGTTCGGCTCGACGTCGATGCTGCAGCGCAAGCTGCGGGTCGGCTTCGCCAAGGCCGGCCGGCTGATGGACCTGCTGGAAAGCCGCGGCGTGGTCGGCCCGTCGGAGGGCTCGAAGGCCCGCGACGTGCTGATCAAGCCGGAGGAGCTGGAAGGCGTCCTGTACATGATCCGCGGCGGCGGCCCGGTGGACGCGGACGCCGGCGGCGACGAGGAATAG
- a CDS encoding RloB family protein produces MTRRENSDRRRPASREPRLSLLVVCGAKATEPAYLEGLKRARRNPAVTVKVQVKAADPEAVVRYAAGLDDQTSGAYDEVWCVVDVDEFDLERAVVLARRLRVNLAVSNPCFEYWLLLHFEACAAPMTCYSEVEKRLLRHVPGYRKSALRFAHYEHGVDAAVRRSRHPDAGHARNPSTQVGLLVERMS; encoded by the coding sequence GTGACCAGACGGGAAAACAGCGATCGGCGGCGTCCCGCGTCCCGGGAGCCGAGGCTCTCCCTGTTGGTGGTCTGCGGCGCCAAGGCAACGGAGCCGGCGTACCTCGAAGGGCTGAAACGTGCTCGCCGAAATCCTGCTGTCACAGTGAAGGTTCAGGTCAAAGCGGCAGATCCCGAAGCGGTCGTCAGGTACGCCGCGGGTCTGGACGATCAGACGAGCGGTGCATATGACGAGGTGTGGTGTGTCGTCGACGTCGACGAATTCGACCTTGAGCGGGCTGTCGTGCTCGCTCGCCGTCTTCGGGTGAACCTCGCGGTCTCGAACCCTTGCTTCGAATACTGGCTGCTGCTTCATTTCGAAGCTTGCGCAGCGCCTATGACGTGCTACAGCGAGGTGGAAAAGCGGTTGCTCCGGCACGTGCCCGGCTACCGTAAGTCCGCTTTGCGATTCGCTCACTACGAACACGGCGTCGATGCCGCGGTGCGGCGTTCGCGCCACCCCGATGCCGGGCACGCTCGCAATCCGTCAACACAGGTAGGCCTGCTTGTCGAGAGGATGAGCTGA
- the pgsA gene encoding CDP-diacylglycerol--glycerol-3-phosphate 3-phosphatidyltransferase, producing MSALPSDAADEGLTHEAPAQVPEPTPVPTLNVANLLTLSRLVLVPLFVVALFVGDGHDTTWRALATGLFAIASATDQLDGWVARKYGLITDFGKIADPIADKALTGAALVGLSVLGELGWWVTIVIAVREIGVTLLRFWVIRHGVIPASRGGKAKTMAQIAAIVAYLLPLPAGADPVRWSLMGLALVLTVVTGVDYLVRAVRLRAAGRRVTGS from the coding sequence GTGAGTGCGCTCCCCAGCGACGCCGCCGACGAGGGCCTGACTCACGAAGCCCCCGCCCAGGTCCCCGAGCCGACCCCGGTCCCCACGCTCAACGTCGCGAACCTGCTGACGCTCTCGCGGCTGGTCCTGGTGCCGCTGTTCGTGGTCGCGCTGTTCGTCGGCGACGGCCACGACACGACCTGGCGCGCGCTCGCGACCGGCCTGTTCGCCATCGCCTCGGCCACCGACCAGCTGGACGGCTGGGTGGCCCGCAAGTACGGCCTGATCACCGACTTCGGCAAGATCGCCGACCCGATCGCGGACAAGGCGCTGACCGGCGCCGCGCTGGTCGGGCTGAGCGTCCTGGGCGAGCTCGGCTGGTGGGTCACGATCGTCATCGCGGTCCGTGAGATCGGCGTCACGCTGCTGCGCTTCTGGGTGATCCGCCACGGCGTGATCCCGGCGAGCCGGGGCGGCAAGGCGAAGACGATGGCCCAGATCGCGGCCATCGTGGCGTATCTGCTGCCGCTGCCGGCCGGCGCGGACCCGGTCCGGTGGTCGCTGATGGGCCTGGCCCTGGTGCTGACCGTGGTCACCGGCGTCGACTACCTGGTCCGGGCCGTGCGGCTGCGCGCGGCCGGGCGCCGGGTCACCGGGAGCTGA
- a CDS encoding EamA family transporter: MTTELPVLAPPRVAHRGRGTTLVLLAALFFSTSGTLGKSAMAAGISPEQVAAMRIALAGLVLLAGVALVAPRKLRVRRAELPVLAGYGLLGVAGVQLLYFVAAGRIPVGIAILLEFVSPVLIALWVRFVRRHRLPRSVWGGIALAMVGLSLVAQVWQGVTLDGVGLLAGFGAALCSAGYFLLGERAVADIDPLGLVTWGMAIGAVAISFAAPPWTWPVGLLGTDVGFGAWHPPVWLLLTLLVLVATVLAYVFGISSLRHLPASVASVLGLVEPVIVTVTAWALLGEELTWLQLLGSAILLGGAYLVQRKSEVLTS, translated from the coding sequence GTGACCACCGAGCTGCCCGTCCTCGCCCCGCCCCGGGTCGCCCACCGCGGCCGCGGTACCACCCTCGTCCTGCTCGCCGCGCTGTTCTTCAGCACGTCGGGCACGCTGGGCAAGTCCGCGATGGCCGCCGGGATCAGCCCGGAGCAGGTGGCCGCGATGCGCATCGCGCTGGCGGGGCTGGTGCTGCTGGCGGGCGTGGCACTGGTGGCGCCGCGCAAGCTGCGGGTGCGCCGGGCCGAGCTCCCGGTGCTGGCCGGCTACGGCCTGCTCGGCGTCGCCGGCGTGCAGCTGCTCTACTTCGTCGCCGCGGGCCGGATCCCGGTCGGTATCGCGATCCTGCTGGAGTTCGTCTCCCCCGTGCTCATCGCGCTGTGGGTCCGGTTCGTCCGGCGGCACCGGCTGCCGCGGTCGGTGTGGGGCGGCATCGCGCTGGCGATGGTCGGGCTGTCGCTCGTCGCGCAGGTCTGGCAGGGCGTGACGCTCGACGGCGTCGGCCTGCTCGCCGGCTTCGGCGCCGCGCTGTGCTCGGCCGGGTACTTCCTGCTCGGCGAGCGCGCGGTGGCCGACATCGACCCGCTCGGCCTGGTCACCTGGGGCATGGCGATCGGCGCGGTCGCGATCAGCTTCGCCGCGCCGCCGTGGACGTGGCCGGTCGGGCTGCTCGGCACCGACGTCGGGTTCGGCGCGTGGCACCCGCCGGTGTGGCTGCTGCTCACCCTGCTGGTGCTGGTGGCGACCGTGCTGGCCTACGTCTTCGGCATCTCGTCGCTGCGGCACCTGCCGGCGTCGGTGGCGAGCGTGCTGGGCTTGGTCGAGCCGGTGATCGTCACGGTCACGGCGTGGGCGCTGCTCGGCGAGGAGCTCACCTGGCTCCAGCTGCTCGGCTCGGCGATCCTGCTCGGCGGGGCGTACCTGGTGCAGCGGAAGTCCGAGGTCCTCACGAGCTGA
- a CDS encoding AAA family ATPase — protein sequence MLRSFRLGNHRSFRDEQELLLMPARPGDTRPAVPVAAIYGANASGKSNLLNGFWFMQTAVLETVGGIGAGDGFRLDDGDEEKSSSYVVELVVDGNRYTYGFVVRGDIVEQEWLYSYPEKRRRVLLERTGEHLKFGSTVPDLKTKLTVLDGLIRPDALVLGICKRLSLEPLMPVYEWFEAGMRIHYRYSEDGVRPLVERVAAHLRRGPEHRRRLLSLLVAADVGITDISVEDIGEPDRQPHGLMTLQRARRPGPGQSRLKFRHGTSDVPFDLVDESAGTLNWLDLLPSVLDVLDSGQLFVVDEIDGSLHPRLTAKLIELFQSAETNPHRAQLVFTTHDTSLLGTMLGGDLLDRDQVWFVEKGTDGASELYPLTDFKPRKDQNTERRYLAGSYGAVPILGDFPEAIAER from the coding sequence GTGCTGCGGAGTTTCCGGCTGGGCAACCACCGCTCGTTCCGCGATGAGCAGGAGCTGCTGCTGATGCCCGCCCGGCCGGGCGACACCCGCCCGGCCGTCCCGGTCGCGGCGATCTACGGAGCGAATGCCTCCGGTAAGTCGAACTTGCTGAACGGTTTCTGGTTCATGCAGACGGCTGTGCTCGAAACTGTCGGCGGCATCGGTGCGGGAGACGGCTTCCGGCTCGACGACGGCGACGAGGAAAAGTCTTCGTCCTACGTGGTCGAGCTCGTCGTGGACGGGAACCGCTACACCTACGGGTTCGTCGTTCGAGGCGACATCGTCGAACAAGAGTGGTTGTACTCGTACCCGGAGAAGCGCCGGAGGGTGCTCCTCGAGCGAACCGGAGAACACCTCAAGTTCGGCAGCACCGTCCCGGACCTCAAGACCAAGCTGACCGTCTTGGACGGGCTCATCCGGCCGGATGCGCTTGTACTCGGTATCTGCAAGCGCCTCTCGCTGGAGCCGTTGATGCCGGTGTACGAGTGGTTCGAAGCTGGGATGCGCATCCACTACCGATATTCGGAGGACGGCGTGCGTCCGCTCGTCGAGCGGGTCGCCGCCCACCTTCGACGGGGTCCTGAACACCGACGGCGGCTGCTGAGTCTGTTGGTGGCTGCCGATGTCGGCATTACCGATATCTCGGTCGAGGACATCGGCGAGCCCGACCGTCAGCCGCATGGCCTCATGACGCTGCAGCGGGCGCGGCGGCCTGGCCCGGGGCAATCGCGGCTGAAGTTCAGACACGGCACTTCGGACGTTCCCTTCGACTTGGTCGACGAGTCCGCCGGCACCTTGAACTGGCTTGATCTCCTGCCGTCGGTGCTCGACGTGCTTGACTCCGGTCAGCTGTTCGTGGTCGACGAGATCGACGGCAGCCTCCACCCGAGGTTGACCGCGAAACTGATCGAGCTGTTCCAGTCAGCGGAAACGAATCCGCACCGCGCACAGTTGGTCTTCACGACGCACGACACGAGCCTGCTGGGGACCATGCTGGGCGGAGACCTGCTGGACCGTGATCAGGTGTGGTTCGTGGAGAAGGGAACGGACGGCGCCAGCGAGCTGTACCCGCTCACCGACTTCAAACCGCGCAAGGATCAGAACACCGAGCGACGGTATCTCGCCGGTAGCTACGGCGCTGTTCCGATCCTCGGTGATTTCCCGGAAGCGATCGCCGAACGGTGA